One Lachnospiraceae bacterium C1.1 genomic region harbors:
- the lepB gene encoding signal peptidase I, translated as MDNTDEKIELKSEEKKTEEKKTEEKKTEEKKTEEKTAEEKKAEQNKAVDAEVLVEEKDDLRKHTLPVRKLRYARAFIMELFIVVLIIYLLVGVIYGVLSAPNGDMYPVAAAGDLLVYYRLDKDVKSQDIIVYTEDTAMRVGRVVAKGGDILDITEEGNVIVNGSTVIEPNIHTPTYRFDRYVEYPVTLEENECFVLCEQRNGTEDSRYLGPIRKSMIKGTVITIIRRNSL; from the coding sequence TTGGATAATACCGATGAGAAGATCGAACTAAAGAGCGAAGAGAAGAAGACAGAAGAGAAGAAAACAGAAGAAAAAAAGACAGAAGAAAAAAAGACAGAGGAAAAAACAGCAGAAGAAAAAAAGGCTGAGCAGAATAAAGCCGTCGATGCCGAAGTCCTGGTGGAGGAAAAGGACGATCTCAGGAAACATACACTTCCTGTACGTAAGCTTAGATATGCCAGAGCCTTTATTATGGAACTTTTCATTGTTGTATTGATAATTTATCTTCTGGTTGGAGTAATATATGGTGTGTTAAGTGCACCGAATGGAGATATGTATCCGGTGGCGGCAGCAGGAGATTTATTAGTATATTACAGACTGGATAAAGATGTAAAATCACAGGACATTATAGTATATACAGAAGATACAGCCATGAGAGTGGGAAGAGTCGTTGCCAAAGGAGGAGACATACTAGACATTACGGAAGAGGGAAATGTGATCGTAAACGGCAGCACGGTAATTGAACCCAATATCCATACACCTACCTACAGGTTTGACAGATATGTTGAATATCCTGTAACACTGGAGGAAAATGAATGCTTTGTCCTGTGTGAACAAAGAAACGGCACTGAGGACAGCAGATATCTGGGACCAATCCGAAAAAGCATGATCAAGGGGACAGTAATAACCATTATCAGACGAAATTCGCTTTAA
- the srtB gene encoding class B sortase, with amino-acid sequence MFNRFFRIANGVFRFIVILVASTLMIYGVYVIADTLNTERNAFVSDELLKYKPADGDDGETGYSLEELKELNPDVVGWLDIYDTNIDYPLVQGEDETKYASHDVFGNSSITGSIYLSSQNSSDFSDFCNIIYGHNMDAGAMFGDIAKYVDEDYFNSHRSGMLYSDAGSYEFRIYSVLEVDAYDENIYGKRFADKSESADLVEYINKNMLHGEVKNLNDLNKILIFSTCESAETNGRVIVVADAVASSKVYAEREAPDGDGGFLKRAKLHKVEYWSLLNFICFAGTFFTLLPLFCSVKKYRMFSYSKKIKTEVVENYNAIDPYLDNGNGHWNMQKELLRAISNFRRKLFSGIVIEILALMGSAFISVFVEDLTKRIVLIDNYTPLMLTLFAVALSADIICFTYRGIEIPGVIDALIQEHGKPQVADISSAAK; translated from the coding sequence ATGTTTAATCGATTTTTCAGGATAGCCAATGGGGTGTTCAGGTTCATTGTGATCCTTGTAGCTTCAACACTTATGATCTATGGAGTGTATGTAATTGCAGACACTCTGAATACGGAAAGAAATGCTTTTGTTTCGGATGAGCTCTTAAAATATAAGCCTGCTGACGGAGATGACGGGGAAACGGGCTACAGTCTGGAAGAACTGAAAGAATTAAACCCTGATGTGGTCGGATGGCTTGATATCTATGATACTAATATAGATTATCCTTTGGTACAGGGCGAGGATGAAACAAAATATGCGAGCCATGACGTGTTTGGAAACAGCTCGATAACAGGCTCTATTTACCTTTCATCACAGAACAGCTCTGATTTTTCAGACTTCTGCAATATTATCTACGGTCACAACATGGATGCAGGTGCAATGTTTGGTGATATTGCGAAATATGTGGATGAGGATTATTTTAATTCCCACAGGTCAGGAATGCTTTATTCAGATGCCGGAAGTTATGAATTCCGGATATATTCCGTACTGGAGGTTGATGCCTATGATGAGAATATATATGGTAAAAGATTTGCTGATAAGTCTGAATCGGCGGATCTGGTAGAATATATAAATAAAAATATGCTTCACGGCGAAGTGAAAAATCTGAACGATCTTAATAAAATACTTATATTTTCAACCTGTGAGAGCGCAGAGACCAATGGCAGGGTCATAGTGGTTGCTGATGCGGTAGCTTCAAGCAAGGTATATGCGGAAAGAGAAGCTCCTGATGGCGATGGTGGATTCTTAAAAAGAGCCAAGTTACATAAGGTTGAGTATTGGTCACTTTTGAATTTTATATGCTTTGCGGGAACGTTTTTCACGCTCCTGCCCCTGTTCTGTTCTGTGAAGAAGTACAGGATGTTTTCCTATTCGAAAAAGATAAAAACTGAAGTTGTGGAAAATTATAATGCCATAGACCCTTATCTGGATAATGGAAATGGTCACTGGAATATGCAGAAGGAGCTTCTGAGGGCGATAAGTAATTTCAGGAGAAAACTGTTTTCGGGCATTGTAATAGAAATTCTGGCATTGATGGGCTCTGCATTTATTTCCGTATTTGTAGAGGATTTGACAAAAAGGATAGTGCTGATAGATAATTATACACCGCTGATGCTGACGCTTTTTGCGGTGGCACTGTCTGCTGATATAATATGCTTTACCTATAGGGGGATTGAGATACCGGGCGTTATAGATGCTCTTATTCAGGAACATGGGAAACCTCAGGTCGCAGATATCAGTTCGGCAGCAAAATAG
- a CDS encoding EAL domain-containing protein, whose translation MNDFLEKRLNFKRKILIVDDAEIGRYMLKDMLEDDYEIMLAENGKEALEIMRENADILSIVLLDLIMPVMDGFEVLNEVGKDSLLSRIPVIVLTAEQNAEVKSLKMGAADFLPKPYDIPEAIKARIDRTIQLYESKRLISATSSDPLTGLFRREYFMNYIKIADQHMPDRKRDAIAADLNRFHIINELYGHDCGNFVLKEVGRIMSFLADKYKGAACRAGSNSFFLYISHQDMIEEILAETEQRISEKLGHLNVTIRMGVYSRAENMADVRKRFDCALLACNSIKEGYSCSMAFYDKAMHEKEAYEERLLADMETGIAEKQFIVFYQPKYSVQGDKPVLASAEALIRWKHPEFGMVSPGVFIPLFERKGRIHALDRYVWKCAADQVAEWRRKYRINLPVSVNVSRIDLMQEDFSEKLFKIVEEAGIKPEEYMLEVTESAYTEDSGKTLGMISRLREAGFRIEMDDFGSGYSSLNMISTMPIDVLKLDRGFVKNIEYNKKDYRMVEIIMEIARLLGVKVVAEGVETEGQHELLKKAGVDIIQGFYYSKPVPPEEFASFLV comes from the coding sequence ATGAATGATTTTCTGGAAAAAAGGCTGAATTTTAAGCGGAAGATACTGATCGTTGATGACGCGGAAATAGGACGGTATATGCTCAAGGATATGCTTGAGGATGACTATGAGATAATGCTTGCTGAGAACGGAAAGGAAGCCCTTGAGATCATGAGGGAAAATGCAGACATTCTCTCGATCGTGCTGCTTGACCTTATAATGCCCGTGATGGACGGATTTGAGGTTTTGAACGAAGTGGGCAAAGACAGTTTGCTGAGCAGGATTCCGGTAATTGTCCTTACAGCAGAACAGAATGCTGAGGTCAAGAGCCTTAAAATGGGAGCGGCAGATTTCCTGCCAAAGCCTTATGATATCCCGGAAGCCATAAAGGCCAGGATAGACAGGACGATCCAGCTCTATGAAAGCAAGAGGCTTATTTCGGCAACAAGCTCCGATCCCCTGACGGGGCTTTTCCGCAGGGAATATTTTATGAATTATATCAAGATCGCTGATCAGCATATGCCGGACAGGAAAAGAGATGCTATAGCAGCCGATCTGAACCGTTTTCATATTATCAATGAGCTGTATGGTCATGACTGCGGGAACTTTGTCCTTAAAGAAGTCGGGAGGATAATGAGCTTTCTGGCGGATAAATATAAGGGCGCTGCCTGCAGAGCCGGCAGCAACAGCTTTTTCCTCTACATATCCCATCAGGATATGATAGAGGAGATCCTTGCAGAGACAGAGCAGAGAATATCCGAAAAGCTTGGACATCTGAACGTAACTATCAGAATGGGAGTTTACAGCAGGGCAGAAAATATGGCGGATGTGCGGAAACGCTTTGACTGTGCGCTTCTTGCCTGCAATTCCATCAAGGAAGGTTATTCATGCAGCATGGCATTCTATGACAAGGCAATGCATGAAAAAGAGGCCTATGAGGAAAGACTGCTTGCCGATATGGAGACAGGGATCGCAGAGAAACAGTTTATTGTCTTTTATCAGCCGAAATATTCAGTACAGGGAGACAAGCCTGTGCTTGCCTCGGCGGAAGCGCTTATACGCTGGAAGCATCCGGAATTTGGAATGGTAAGTCCGGGAGTATTTATTCCTCTTTTTGAGAGAAAAGGAAGGATACATGCACTTGACAGATATGTATGGAAGTGTGCAGCAGACCAGGTGGCCGAGTGGAGAAGAAAGTACAGGATAAATCTTCCCGTATCGGTTAATGTTTCACGTATAGATCTGATGCAAGAGGATTTTTCTGAAAAATTATTTAAGATAGTAGAAGAGGCGGGCATAAAACCGGAAGAATATATGCTGGAGGTCACGGAGTCTGCCTACACAGAGGATTCAGGCAAGACTCTAGGGATGATCAGCAGGCTCCGTGAGGCAGGATTCAGGATAGAAATGGATGATTTCGGCTCGGGCTATTCTTCACTTAATATGATATCAACTATGCCGATCGACGTATTAAAACTCGACAGAGGATTTGTGAAGAACATTGAATATAATAAAAAGGATTACCGCATGGTCGAGATCATAATGGAGATAGCCAGACTCCTTGGTGTAAAGGTGGTTGCAGAGGGAGTAGAAACTGAGGGGCAGCATGAGCTCCTGAAAAAAGCCGGAGTAGATATCATTCAGGGCTTTTACTATTCAAAACCGGTGCCTCCGGAGGAATTTGCATCCTTCCTTGTATAA
- a CDS encoding YoaK family protein — translation MNNQEENNEIQEEKVVYPIFQSFTVNLLIMFSAGFQDAYTYIVRHGVFANAQTGNIVLMGTYLLQKDGSQAIHYLLPLLAFGLGILTSSQIELNLDKNLGVAKRLVLILEIISLGIVGFIPDKYFFIANMLVSFSCAMQLQSFRSIKSHAYASTMCIGNFRSGVDAISNYIHSGEKSSLKNALYYILVVGVFALGAGLGGNISAVIGIRAIWISVVILIITFIAYSYKLAKKRADQ, via the coding sequence GTGAATAATCAAGAGGAAAACAATGAAATTCAGGAGGAAAAGGTAGTTTATCCGATATTTCAATCATTTACAGTAAATCTGCTGATAATGTTCAGCGCAGGCTTTCAGGATGCATATACTTATATAGTACGCCATGGAGTATTTGCCAATGCCCAGACAGGAAATATAGTGCTGATGGGAACTTATCTGCTTCAAAAAGACGGGAGCCAGGCAATACATTATCTTTTGCCTTTACTGGCATTTGGACTGGGAATCCTGACTTCCTCACAGATCGAGCTAAATCTCGATAAAAACTTAGGGGTTGCAAAAAGACTTGTATTGATATTAGAGATCATCAGTCTTGGAATAGTGGGATTTATACCGGATAAGTATTTCTTCATTGCAAATATGCTGGTATCATTTTCCTGTGCGATGCAGCTTCAAAGCTTCAGGTCGATAAAAAGCCATGCCTATGCATCAACCATGTGTATAGGAAATTTCAGAAGCGGTGTAGATGCAATATCGAACTATATTCATTCGGGAGAAAAAAGCAGTCTGAAAAATGCGCTGTATTATATACTTGTTGTCGGAGTATTTGCATTGGGAGCAGGCCTAGGCGGAAATATAAGTGCGGTGATAGGGATCCGTGCCATATGGATTTCTGTAGTGATCCTGATAATAACTTTTATCGCATATAGTTACAAGCTGGCAAAGAAAAGAGCTGATCAATGA
- the fumC gene encoding class II fumarate hydratase codes for MEKKNELKDYRIEHDSMGEMKVPADKYWGAQTERSHENFLIGVGIETMPREIISAFGVLKKAAAMANHELTPDRMTDEKCSVISEVCDEICDGMLWDNFPLVVWQTGSGTQSNMNVNEVIAGRGNEIAGKKLLHPNDDVNMGQSSNDTYPTALHISAVLLLEKKLIPAVEKLVAAFKKLEKDNEGIVKSGRTHLQDAVPISFSQEISGWRSSLERDIEMIKLSVKPLKELALGGTAVGTGLNAPKGFAELSAKKIAEIAGTDFKSAENKFHALSSRDEIVFAHGAVKALAADLMKIANDVRWLSSGPRCGLGEIKIPENEPGSSIMPGKVNPTQCEQATMVAVQVMGNDAAIGIAASQGNFQLNVFLPVIAYNFIQSARLLSESIISFTDNCVVGILPNKEKMHENLHRSLMLGTALNPYIGYENVAKCAHKAADENISLKEACVSLGFLTAERFDEIFHPEEMAFPQ; via the coding sequence TTGGAAAAGAAGAATGAGTTAAAAGACTATCGTATTGAACATGATTCAATGGGTGAGATGAAGGTACCTGCTGATAAGTACTGGGGTGCCCAGACAGAGCGCAGTCATGAAAATTTCCTTATAGGTGTCGGGATCGAAACGATGCCAAGAGAGATAATCTCGGCATTCGGAGTTTTAAAAAAGGCAGCGGCAATGGCAAACCATGAGCTCACACCGGATAGAATGACAGATGAAAAATGTTCGGTCATTTCGGAAGTCTGTGATGAGATATGCGATGGAATGCTCTGGGATAATTTTCCGCTGGTCGTATGGCAGACAGGTTCCGGAACTCAGTCTAATATGAATGTTAATGAAGTAATTGCCGGACGTGGAAATGAGATAGCAGGAAAAAAACTTCTGCATCCAAATGATGATGTAAACATGGGACAGTCTTCAAATGATACTTATCCCACGGCATTGCATATTTCCGCAGTTCTTCTCCTTGAGAAAAAACTTATCCCGGCAGTTGAAAAGCTTGTGGCAGCATTTAAGAAGCTTGAAAAAGACAATGAGGGGATCGTAAAGAGCGGAAGGACACATCTGCAGGACGCGGTACCGATTTCTTTTTCACAGGAAATAAGCGGTTGGAGAAGTTCTCTTGAAAGAGACATCGAGATGATAAAACTTTCGGTAAAACCTCTTAAAGAGCTTGCGCTTGGAGGAACTGCAGTAGGAACGGGACTTAATGCACCAAAGGGTTTTGCAGAGCTTTCAGCTAAGAAGATAGCTGAGATTGCAGGAACTGATTTTAAGAGCGCTGAGAATAAATTCCATGCTTTAAGTTCAAGGGATGAGATTGTCTTTGCCCATGGTGCTGTAAAGGCGTTGGCTGCAGATTTAATGAAAATAGCAAATGATGTCCGTTGGCTTTCATCAGGTCCAAGATGCGGACTTGGTGAGATAAAGATTCCGGAAAACGAGCCGGGTAGTTCTATTATGCCGGGAAAGGTTAATCCTACCCAGTGTGAACAGGCTACAATGGTAGCGGTACAGGTAATGGGAAATGATGCAGCGATCGGAATTGCAGCGTCCCAGGGGAATTTCCAGCTCAATGTATTTTTGCCGGTGATAGCATATAATTTCATCCAGTCGGCAAGACTTCTTTCTGAGTCGATAATATCATTTACGGATAATTGTGTTGTAGGAATTCTTCCGAATAAGGAGAAGATGCATGAAAACCTTCATCGTTCGCTGATGCTTGGTACAGCGTTGAATCCTTACATCGGTTATGAAAATGTTGCAAAGTGCGCCCATAAGGCAGCGGATGAAAATATTTCTCTTAAAGAGGCATGTGTTAGTCTCGGATTCTTAACAGCAGAACGTTTTGATGAGATATTCCACCCTGAAGAAATGGCATTTCCGCAGTAA
- a CDS encoding recombinase family protein has product MSENEKIYGYARVSTREQNEDRQILALMEMGVPQSNIYLDKLSGKDFERPQYKKLLKKLDGNSVLYIKSIDRLGRNYHDLSDQWRIITKEKGADIVVIDMPLLDTRREKSLLGTFISDLILALLSYVAETEYQTIHQRQAEGIAAAKARGIKFGRKPSPLPPNFHEVYQRWKMGKISVKEAAFECGMPQATFHYKAKRYEKATILKD; this is encoded by the coding sequence ATGAGCGAAAACGAAAAGATTTATGGGTATGCAAGGGTTTCAACAAGGGAGCAGAACGAGGACAGACAGATCCTTGCATTGATGGAGATGGGAGTGCCACAGAGCAACATATATCTGGATAAGCTGTCTGGGAAAGATTTCGAGCGCCCTCAGTACAAGAAGCTTCTCAAAAAGCTCGATGGTAATTCTGTATTGTATATCAAGTCCATCGATAGGCTGGGGCGTAACTACCATGATCTCAGTGATCAGTGGCGTATCATAACCAAGGAAAAAGGTGCGGATATTGTTGTAATTGATATGCCTCTTCTCGATACGAGGCGTGAAAAAAGTCTGTTAGGAACGTTCATCAGTGATCTTATACTGGCGCTGCTGTCATATGTGGCAGAGACCGAGTACCAGACTATCCACCAGAGGCAGGCGGAAGGGATTGCGGCAGCTAAGGCGAGAGGTATCAAGTTTGGAAGAAAGCCTTCTCCGTTGCCACCTAATTTTCATGAGGTTTATCAGAGATGGAAGATGGGAAAAATTTCGGTAAAAGAAGCTGCTTTTGAATGTGGAATGCCACAGGCGACATTTCATTACAAGGCTAAAAGATATGAAAAAGCCACTATTTTAAAAGACTAA
- a CDS encoding YARHG domain-containing protein, whose translation MYCKKCGKKLPEGVQFCIRCGQPVNSTSTSEDSNQNKISDYSVSHVEETGNIKTTQKDAIPAREEISDSESIRNEQIVSNNHVTEAEPDIKKSDAPKSVEVEQRDLVKQSEKSDIEEDPEPTDDIGEDGDIKLTAKKRKKKNPLLLVGILLGIVILGGAAAAGYIYARNHSDVATREEFADSMIPVSDEVFDQIKGHYTHEGSSFDIVSKNSMTITKEGAEASPQELSIRGYRKNKNGYFIYVEQSGVKSTFSYKENGDVAYLHADSEPAWDTASSDENNISDFYVRENVDDAEGEVFADESETNNSDEANQDTVSSNDDTENASEDSKESTNSDIDIFNVSANVVWNEIKGHYQDNSGDTVDVDSASGIITRFIVGGNESHTYIENVHSFLGVGDSYLIKVEMDGEKYTYLYTINNGKECLLLGLEDGWDPSIDPYKYVSVQVYVKSSNQANGNAQNGVNSGDYILFDSDKKYYDKATIQSMTKDELRLARNEIYARHGRMFKADDLQSYFNSKSWYKPLYSPDEFDAYGRTMLNEYENANLDLIIEEEKRR comes from the coding sequence ATGTATTGTAAAAAATGCGGAAAAAAACTTCCAGAGGGTGTACAGTTTTGCATTCGTTGCGGTCAGCCTGTGAACTCCACTTCCACGAGCGAGGACAGCAATCAGAATAAGATTTCGGACTACTCTGTGAGTCATGTAGAAGAAACAGGAAATATAAAAACTACTCAAAAAGATGCTATTCCAGCGCGTGAAGAAATATCGGATTCAGAATCAATAAGGAATGAACAAATAGTTAGTAATAATCATGTGACAGAGGCTGAACCAGATATAAAGAAATCAGATGCCCCTAAAAGTGTTGAAGTTGAGCAAAGAGATCTTGTTAAGCAATCGGAAAAATCTGATATTGAAGAAGATCCAGAACCTACGGATGATATCGGCGAAGACGGAGACATCAAATTAACTGCTAAAAAAAGGAAAAAGAAAAATCCGCTATTGTTAGTTGGGATTCTTTTGGGAATAGTGATATTAGGTGGTGCAGCTGCAGCAGGTTATATCTACGCTAGAAATCATAGTGATGTGGCAACCAGAGAAGAGTTTGCAGATAGCATGATACCTGTTTCTGATGAAGTGTTTGATCAGATAAAAGGCCATTACACACATGAAGGCAGTTCATTTGATATTGTATCAAAAAACAGCATGACTATAACAAAAGAAGGAGCAGAGGCTAGTCCACAAGAACTTTCTATACGAGGATATAGGAAAAATAAAAATGGCTATTTCATTTATGTTGAACAATCGGGGGTAAAATCTACATTTTCTTACAAAGAAAATGGTGACGTGGCATACTTACACGCTGATTCAGAACCAGCGTGGGACACAGCTTCATCTGATGAAAACAACATCTCAGATTTTTATGTCAGAGAAAATGTAGATGATGCTGAAGGTGAGGTTTTTGCTGATGAGTCGGAAACAAATAATTCTGACGAGGCTAATCAAGACACCGTCTCTTCCAATGATGATACTGAAAATGCTAGTGAAGATAGTAAAGAATCTACCAATAGTGATATTGATATATTCAATGTAAGTGCAAATGTGGTATGGAATGAAATCAAGGGCCATTATCAAGATAATTCTGGTGATACTGTGGATGTTGACTCTGCGTCGGGAATCATAACCAGGTTTATTGTGGGCGGAAATGAGAGCCATACATATATTGAAAATGTTCACAGCTTCTTAGGAGTTGGAGATAGCTATCTCATAAAAGTTGAGATGGATGGAGAAAAATATACATATCTTTACACGATAAATAATGGTAAAGAATGCTTGCTTCTTGGGCTTGAAGATGGGTGGGATCCCAGTATTGATCCATATAAATATGTGTCTGTGCAAGTATATGTAAAAAGTAGTAATCAGGCTAATGGTAATGCGCAAAACGGTGTTAATTCCGGTGATTATATACTTTTTGACTCAGATAAAAAGTATTATGACAAAGCTACTATCCAGAGTATGACAAAAGATGAACTTAGGCTTGCTAGGAATGAAATATACGCACGGCATGGAAGAATGTTTAAAGCAGATGATTTGCAAAGCTATTTTAATAGCAAGTCATGGTACAAGCCATTGTATTCTCCAGATGAGTTCGATGCATACGGAAGAACGATGCTTAATGAATATGAGAACGCGAACTTAGATTTAATAATTGAGGAAGAGAAAAGACGATGA
- a CDS encoding N-acetylmuramoyl-L-alanine amidase, with product MMRAETVTGIKRIVAIIGIFSILGINSISSFATADVTTKGETVPVVVIDPGHQARGMSEKEPNGPGSKTMKAKVSGGTSGKTSGLSEYQLNLDVGLKLRDELIARGYSVIMTRESNEVSLSNVDRAQIANEADADAFIRIHANGSNDTSVNGAMTICQTAKNPYNSSCYESSRKLSDSVLNAYVASTGFKKQYVWETDTMTGINWANVPSTIIEMGYMTNPTEDLNMASEDYQTLMVKGIADGIDNYFGKKK from the coding sequence ATGATGAGGGCTGAAACAGTAACTGGGATAAAAAGAATAGTAGCCATTATTGGTATATTTTCGATATTGGGGATTAATTCAATTAGCTCATTTGCAACCGCTGATGTTACGACAAAAGGGGAAACGGTACCTGTTGTGGTTATCGATCCTGGACATCAGGCAAGAGGTATGTCGGAGAAAGAGCCAAATGGCCCTGGGTCAAAGACAATGAAGGCAAAAGTGTCTGGAGGAACTTCCGGGAAAACATCTGGTCTTTCAGAATACCAGTTAAACCTTGATGTTGGTCTGAAATTAAGGGATGAGCTGATAGCAAGAGGGTATAGTGTCATTATGACACGTGAAAGCAATGAAGTTAGCTTGAGTAATGTTGATCGGGCTCAGATTGCTAATGAAGCCGATGCGGATGCATTTATAAGAATCCATGCTAATGGATCAAATGATACATCTGTAAATGGTGCTATGACGATATGTCAAACAGCAAAGAATCCTTATAACTCTTCATGTTATGAATCATCAAGGAAACTTTCTGATTCTGTTTTGAATGCTTATGTGGCATCTACAGGCTTTAAGAAACAATATGTTTGGGAAACAGATACTATGACAGGGATTAATTGGGCCAATGTTCCATCAACGATCATAGAAATGGGGTACATGACAAATCCTACAGAGGATTTGAATATGGCTTCTGAGGATTATCAGACGCTAATGGTTAAGGGAATTGCCGATGGAATAGACAATTACTTTGGAAAGAAGAAATGA
- a CDS encoding zinc ribbon domain-containing protein, producing the protein MFCAHCGKELPDGAEFCTSCGKPVIKDDDTEENTSTVSAVSSSESVNNATSGNKKIPKYAIWIAVIVVGFFIFRSYSGGNSSDGGYSKTTQNYDSIAISNAKSILCEDFVDPGSVSWNDEEVVDKDDYERYLVYLDATATTKAGGRNREKYYVILRISGDKYYYKQYGLAWSYANDSDLSYLKSRNQWGEPPENN; encoded by the coding sequence ATGTTTTGCGCTCATTGCGGAAAAGAGCTGCCTGATGGTGCTGAGTTTTGCACATCATGCGGAAAGCCAGTTATAAAAGATGATGATACTGAAGAAAACACAAGCACAGTCAGTGCTGTAAGTTCGTCGGAATCAGTTAATAATGCTACTTCTGGGAACAAGAAGATTCCCAAATATGCAATATGGATAGCGGTAATCGTGGTTGGCTTTTTTATATTCAGATCGTATTCTGGTGGAAACTCCAGCGATGGTGGGTATAGTAAAACCACACAAAATTATGATTCAATAGCGATTTCAAATGCAAAATCTATTCTTTGCGAGGATTTTGTGGATCCGGGTAGTGTGTCGTGGAATGATGAAGAAGTAGTTGATAAAGATGACTATGAAAGGTACTTAGTATATTTAGATGCTACTGCTACTACAAAAGCTGGTGGAAGAAACAGAGAAAAATACTATGTAATACTGAGGATTTCTGGAGATAAGTATTATTACAAGCAGTATGGCCTTGCCTGGTCCTATGCAAATGATTCTGATCTTTCTTATCTGAAATCACGGAATCAATGGGGAGAACCGCCAGAAAATAATTAA